From Deinococcus aquaticus, one genomic window encodes:
- a CDS encoding NADPH-dependent FMN reductase produces MKFTVLSTSLDPESRSAWLCTLAAAQLRAQGHEVTFLDLRAQPLPPFDNVQGPGGCYEHPHAALYHAAVAGADGVFLGVPVYNWGLGSGARALVELTGSSDAARGLHGAWFDKPVTFLVSGGLDHGYLSHGAFAFGLMVDFRCVVNPHFVYATSAHWHAPEVPGEWLRARLERTVARGVDLSARLVGRDYASVWEL; encoded by the coding sequence GTGAAGTTCACGGTCCTGTCCACCAGTCTCGATCCGGAAAGCCGCAGCGCGTGGCTGTGCACGCTGGCCGCCGCGCAGTTGCGGGCGCAGGGGCACGAGGTCACGTTCCTGGATCTGCGCGCGCAGCCGCTGCCGCCCTTCGATAACGTTCAGGGGCCGGGCGGCTGTTACGAGCACCCGCACGCGGCGCTGTACCACGCGGCGGTTGCCGGGGCGGACGGCGTGTTCCTGGGCGTGCCCGTGTACAACTGGGGGCTGGGGTCCGGCGCGAGGGCGCTGGTGGAACTGACGGGCAGCAGTGACGCGGCGCGCGGCCTGCACGGCGCGTGGTTCGATAAGCCCGTGACGTTCCTGGTGTCGGGCGGGCTGGATCACGGGTACCTGAGTCACGGGGCGTTCGCGTTCGGGTTGATGGTGGATTTCCGCTGCGTGGTAAATCCGCATTTCGTGTACGCCACGTCCGCCCACTGGCACGCGCCGGAGGTGCCGGGCGAGTGGCTACGGGCGCGGCTGGAGCGCACGGTCGCGCGGGGCGTGGACCTGTCGGCGCGGCTGGTCGGGCGGGACTACGCCAGCGTGTGGGAACTGTGA
- a CDS encoding YjgN family protein: MTDPALPRAPEPTVPAPGTAVPGRHDLPSGPERLPAPERAAPQVTTYPVSFTGSAGEYFRLWIVNAALSVVTLGIYLPWARVRNRQYFYGHTWVDGHNFEYRANPLKLLRSYVVVGALFGAYTLSQQSERWWWLSALIALAFALLYPWLVAQSMRFQAVNTTHRGLRFHFDGSVKGAYVAYGAANVAASLSGGLALPWAWFMQRRYQVNNLSYGSARGNFRGDVAPMYLIALTGVGLLVGAGLLLAVPAVVALVAWMAGSGFDLDSMDWESLGSGLFFFIFLAVGYVILIALNGVAWQYVRAATMRYVLNNTELGGVVRAGATFNPWRVVWITVSNGAAQLLTLGLATPWADIRRNRYLLEGVSVRAIASLDDFAGGAGGPESALGEAATELLDIGLGF; this comes from the coding sequence ATGACCGATCCCGCCCTGCCACGCGCGCCAGAACCCACCGTGCCCGCACCCGGGACGGCCGTTCCGGGGCGGCATGACCTTCCCTCTGGGCCGGAGAGGCTGCCCGCGCCGGAACGGGCCGCGCCACAGGTGACGACGTACCCGGTGTCGTTTACGGGGTCGGCCGGGGAGTACTTCCGGCTGTGGATCGTGAACGCGGCGCTGTCGGTGGTGACGCTGGGCATCTACCTGCCGTGGGCGCGGGTGCGTAACCGGCAGTACTTCTACGGGCATACCTGGGTGGACGGCCATAACTTCGAGTACCGGGCCAATCCGCTGAAGCTGCTGCGGTCGTACGTGGTGGTGGGGGCGCTGTTCGGGGCGTACACGCTGAGCCAGCAGAGTGAGCGGTGGTGGTGGTTGTCGGCGTTGATCGCGCTGGCGTTCGCGCTGCTGTACCCGTGGCTGGTGGCGCAGTCCATGCGTTTTCAGGCGGTGAATACCACGCACCGGGGGCTGCGCTTTCACTTTGACGGCAGTGTGAAAGGCGCGTACGTGGCGTACGGCGCGGCGAACGTGGCGGCCAGTCTCAGCGGGGGGCTGGCGCTGCCCTGGGCGTGGTTCATGCAGCGCCGGTATCAGGTGAACAACCTGTCGTACGGTTCGGCGCGCGGGAACTTCCGGGGGGACGTGGCGCCCATGTACCTGATCGCGCTGACGGGCGTGGGCCTGCTGGTCGGGGCGGGGCTGCTGCTGGCCGTGCCGGCAGTGGTGGCGCTGGTGGCGTGGATGGCAGGTAGTGGCTTCGATCTGGACAGCATGGACTGGGAAAGTCTGGGTTCCGGATTGTTCTTCTTCATCTTCCTTGCAGTGGGGTACGTGATCCTGATCGCGCTGAACGGCGTGGCGTGGCAGTACGTGCGGGCGGCGACCATGCGGTACGTGCTGAACAACACGGAACTGGGCGGCGTGGTCCGCGCGGGCGCGACCTTCAATCCGTGGCGGGTGGTGTGGATCACCGTGTCGAACGGCGCAGCGCAACTGCTGACGCTGGGACTGGCGACCCCCTGGGCGGACATCCGCCGCAACCGCTACCTGCTGGAGGGTGTGAGCGTGCGGGCCATCGCTTCCCTGGATGACTTCGCGGGCGGCGCGGGCGGCCCGGAGTCGGCGCTGGGCGAGGCCGCCACCGAACTGCTGGACATCGGGCTGGGGTTCTGA
- a CDS encoding M48 family metallopeptidase → MPDLTGPDPAATDSLTAQGVFFDGRSSRDHPATLLLDGDQVRVRLGAQAEHHWRADQVTLEAALPGVRRSLSFPDGSRFETPDDAAIRAWEQRHGRNRLLGGVRRLESSWGTALGAVAVTGAVLWAFVTFGVPALARQAAAVTPVGVLATFDRETLQVLEGQNLIGPSELSAARQAQLQAALRDVSGWAGGPYGYRLLLRDGEPAGSSGLGANAFALPNGTVVMTDQLVALARSDRELVGVLAHEAGHVTQRHGLASVYQALGLSLIVTALTGDIVSATTFAAAVPVALVQGGYSRAAETQSDEVAARFMLERYRTTRPLQAILARLEAQDGGPGGVPDLLGTHPGTDARIEHLKQLEDAAR, encoded by the coding sequence GTGCCGGACCTGACAGGACCCGACCCGGCCGCGACGGACAGCCTGACCGCACAGGGCGTGTTCTTCGATGGCCGCAGCAGCCGCGACCACCCGGCGACGCTGCTGCTGGACGGCGATCAGGTGCGCGTGCGGCTGGGCGCGCAGGCTGAGCATCACTGGCGCGCGGATCAGGTGACGCTGGAAGCGGCGCTGCCCGGCGTGCGCCGCAGCCTGAGCTTCCCGGACGGCAGCCGCTTCGAGACGCCAGACGACGCGGCCATCCGCGCCTGGGAACAGCGGCACGGCCGAAACCGCCTGCTGGGCGGCGTGCGGAGGCTGGAGAGCAGCTGGGGCACGGCGCTGGGCGCGGTGGCCGTGACGGGCGCGGTCCTGTGGGCCTTCGTGACGTTCGGCGTGCCGGCGCTGGCGCGGCAGGCGGCGGCCGTGACGCCCGTGGGTGTGCTGGCGACCTTCGACCGCGAAACGCTGCAGGTACTGGAGGGTCAGAACCTGATCGGCCCGAGTGAGCTGAGCGCGGCGCGGCAGGCGCAGTTGCAGGCGGCGTTGCGGGACGTGAGCGGCTGGGCGGGCGGCCCGTACGGGTACCGGCTGCTGCTGCGCGACGGTGAACCTGCGGGTAGCAGTGGGCTGGGCGCGAACGCGTTCGCGCTGCCGAACGGCACGGTCGTCATGACCGATCAGCTGGTCGCGCTGGCCCGCAGTGACCGGGAACTGGTGGGGGTGCTGGCGCACGAGGCGGGGCACGTCACGCAGCGGCACGGGCTGGCCAGCGTGTACCAGGCGCTGGGGCTGTCGCTGATCGTCACGGCGCTGACCGGGGACATCGTGAGCGCCACGACCTTCGCGGCGGCCGTGCCGGTCGCGCTGGTGCAGGGCGGGTACTCGCGGGCCGCCGAGACGCAGTCCGACGAGGTGGCCGCCCGCTTCATGCTGGAACGCTACCGCACCACGCGGCCCCTTCAGGCCATCCTGGCGCGGCTGGAAGCCCAGGACGGAGGGCCGGGCGGCGTGCCGGACCTGCTGGGCACGCACCCTGGCACGGACGCCCGCATCGAACACCTGAAGCAGCTGGAGGACGCCGCCCGCTGA
- a CDS encoding RluA family pseudouridine synthase, translated as MSATGPDRPAPLLPPTERPRVILEHPDFYVVHKPALWLTHPVRARVEVPDLLTFMQRATGEASLAPPHRLDRETSGAQLLTRDREAAQRFFTLFKTHLVGKTYLALVHGTPDWERRTLDGPLGDLGLGGANRIAMRQAVVPDGKPAVTDFRVVDRRAGHALIEAYPRSGRLHQIRAHLSHLGLPMVGDKIYGRDPDVFLEFMETGQTPELTARLGLARQALHAARVAFPWAGTQVVAEVPLAPDLQAYWDALPGTP; from the coding sequence GTGAGCGCGACTGGACCGGACCGACCCGCGCCCCTCCTGCCGCCCACCGAGCGGCCCCGCGTGATCCTGGAACACCCGGATTTCTACGTGGTGCACAAGCCCGCGCTGTGGCTCACGCACCCGGTGCGCGCGCGGGTGGAGGTGCCGGACCTGCTGACGTTCATGCAGCGCGCCACCGGCGAGGCCAGCCTCGCGCCGCCGCACCGGCTGGACCGCGAAACCAGCGGCGCGCAACTCCTGACGCGTGACCGGGAGGCCGCGCAGCGGTTCTTCACGCTGTTCAAGACGCATCTGGTCGGCAAGACGTACCTGGCGCTCGTGCACGGCACGCCCGACTGGGAGCGCCGCACGCTGGACGGCCCGCTGGGCGACCTGGGCCTGGGCGGCGCGAACCGTATCGCCATGCGGCAGGCGGTCGTGCCGGACGGGAAACCGGCCGTGACGGACTTCCGGGTCGTGGATCGCCGGGCCGGGCACGCCCTGATCGAGGCGTACCCGCGCAGTGGCCGCCTGCACCAGATTCGCGCGCACCTGTCTCACCTGGGTCTGCCGATGGTCGGGGACAAGATCTACGGCCGTGACCCGGACGTGTTCCTGGAATTCATGGAGACCGGGCAGACGCCGGAACTCACGGCGCGGCTGGGGCTGGCGCGGCAGGCGCTGCACGCGGCGCGCGTGGCGTTCCCGTGGGCCGGGACGCAGGTGGTGGCCGAGGTGCCGCTGGCCCCGGACCTCCAGGCGTACTGGGACGCGCTGCCCGGAACGCCCTGA
- the feoB gene encoding ferrous iron transport protein B, giving the protein MTAPLVPPPLPDLGGLRRPDAAACAATVARLQGAREPRVVVVGNPNVGKTTLINAVAGTRLKVGNWSGVTVEKREAHLSHAGRSVHLLDLPGAYSLSPHTPEELIARTALMDEAPDAVMNVLDAGNLERNLYLTLQLMDFGLPVAVALNLVDEARDKGLTVDAQALSRALGVPVIETVASRSVGTADLMSGVLDRATLGVAVRYPPAIEEAAQDLTFRMSGLSTLPPHAHRYLALALLEGDPSVRGRLAATGHQPLLEAADAHLASLEARGLDPLIEIAEARYARAGDLARVAVPQAQARRTFSERLDRLTLHPLLGIPLFLGLVLLVFRLTFSVASPFVDLIGGPMQDILSGWASAGLAWFPLARDLVAGAIIPGVGTVLSFLPTLLVLYLAMSFLEDSGYMARAAFLMDRAMRSVGLDGRAFIPLILGFGCNVPAVYATRTLERRSDRVLVSMILPFMSCSARLPVYVVFAAALFPRSGSWLVWGLYVLGMAVAFLFALVLRRTSLPAEGGGVLLELPPYRFPAWRVLWKHAWRRTASFARRARTTVMGTVAVVWLLLALPAVSGQKFATVPPQESLFGVVSQAVSPIFAPLGFGNWQATGALVPGFIAKEVVVGTLGQIYLGEQAAAPAPLGLVAGITQTLGAAWDAVKASVSALPTVLALPSLSADASADTQTPLAAALARAFTPASGLAYLVFVLLYTPCIATVGAMAQEHGRRVAWVTVAYQLATAWIVGLIVYQIASRVL; this is encoded by the coding sequence GTGACGGCCCCGCTGGTCCCGCCTCCCCTGCCGGACCTGGGGGGACTGCGCCGACCGGACGCCGCCGCCTGCGCCGCCACCGTCGCCCGCCTTCAGGGCGCGCGTGAGCCGCGCGTGGTCGTGGTCGGCAACCCGAACGTCGGGAAGACCACGCTGATCAACGCGGTCGCCGGGACGCGCCTGAAAGTCGGGAACTGGTCGGGCGTGACGGTCGAGAAACGCGAGGCGCACCTGAGTCACGCGGGGCGCAGCGTGCACCTGCTGGACCTGCCCGGCGCGTACTCCCTGAGCCCGCATACGCCCGAGGAACTGATCGCCCGCACCGCCCTGATGGACGAGGCCCCGGATGCCGTAATGAACGTGCTGGACGCCGGGAACCTGGAACGCAACCTGTACCTGACGCTGCAACTGATGGATTTCGGGCTGCCGGTGGCGGTCGCGCTGAACCTGGTGGACGAGGCGCGCGACAAGGGCCTGACCGTGGACGCCCAGGCGCTGTCGCGGGCGCTCGGCGTGCCGGTCATCGAGACGGTCGCCAGCCGCAGCGTGGGCACGGCGGACCTGATGAGCGGCGTGCTGGACCGGGCGACGCTGGGTGTGGCCGTCCGCTACCCGCCGGCCATCGAGGAGGCCGCGCAGGACCTCACGTTCCGCATGTCGGGCCTGAGTACCCTGCCGCCGCACGCGCACCGCTACCTGGCGCTGGCGCTGCTGGAGGGCGACCCGAGCGTGCGGGGCCGACTGGCCGCGACCGGACATCAGCCGCTGCTGGAGGCCGCCGACGCGCACCTCGCGTCGCTGGAGGCCCGTGGCCTGGACCCCCTGATCGAGATTGCCGAGGCCCGGTACGCCCGCGCGGGCGATCTGGCACGCGTGGCCGTGCCACAGGCGCAGGCCCGCCGGACCTTCAGCGAGCGGCTCGACCGCCTGACCCTGCACCCGCTGCTGGGCATTCCGCTGTTCCTGGGGTTGGTGCTGCTGGTGTTCCGCCTGACCTTCAGCGTGGCCTCGCCGTTCGTGGATCTGATCGGCGGGCCGATGCAGGACATCCTGAGCGGGTGGGCGTCGGCGGGACTGGCGTGGTTCCCGCTGGCGCGTGACCTGGTGGCCGGGGCGATCATTCCGGGCGTGGGCACGGTCCTGAGCTTCCTGCCGACGCTGCTGGTGCTGTACCTCGCCATGAGCTTCCTGGAGGACAGCGGGTACATGGCCCGCGCCGCCTTCCTGATGGACCGCGCCATGCGTTCGGTGGGCCTGGACGGCCGGGCGTTCATTCCGCTGATCCTGGGCTTCGGGTGCAACGTGCCCGCCGTGTACGCCACCCGCACCCTGGAACGCCGCAGTGACCGGGTACTGGTCAGCATGATCCTGCCGTTCATGAGCTGCTCGGCGCGCCTGCCGGTGTACGTGGTGTTCGCCGCCGCGCTGTTCCCACGTTCCGGCAGCTGGCTGGTGTGGGGACTGTACGTGCTGGGCATGGCCGTGGCGTTCCTGTTCGCGCTGGTGCTGCGCCGCACGTCCCTGCCGGCCGAGGGGGGCGGCGTGCTGCTGGAACTCCCGCCGTACCGCTTCCCGGCGTGGCGGGTGCTGTGGAAGCACGCGTGGCGGCGCACCGCGAGTTTCGCGCGCCGCGCCCGCACCACCGTCATGGGGACCGTGGCCGTCGTGTGGCTGCTGCTGGCCCTGCCCGCCGTGAGCGGCCAGAAGTTCGCGACCGTGCCGCCCCAGGAGAGCCTGTTCGGGGTGGTCAGTCAGGCCGTGTCGCCCATCTTCGCGCCGCTGGGCTTCGGGAACTGGCAGGCGACCGGGGCGCTCGTGCCGGGCTTCATTGCCAAGGAGGTCGTCGTGGGCACCCTGGGGCAGATCTACCTGGGTGAGCAGGCCGCCGCGCCCGCACCGCTGGGCCTCGTGGCCGGAATCACGCAGACGCTGGGCGCCGCCTGGGACGCCGTGAAGGCCAGCGTGTCGGCCCTGCCGACCGTGCTGGCGCTGCCCAGCCTGAGCGCCGATGCCAGCGCCGACACGCAGACGCCGCTGGCCGCCGCACTGGCCCGCGCGTTCACGCCCGCCAGCGGACTGGCGTACCTGGTGTTCGTGCTGCTGTACACGCCCTGCATCGCCACGGTCGGGGCCATGGCGCAGGAGCACGGGCGGCGCGTCGCGTGGGTGACGGTCGCGTACCAGCTGGCCACCGCCTGGATCGTGGGCCTGATCGTGTACCAGATCGCGTCGAGGGTCCTGTGA
- a CDS encoding helix-turn-helix domain-containing protein yields the protein MSASPLAGILNAIAGQPRTPAELARDLGSSETALSGMLRTLQSGGYVQEATQTTDGCACGPCALKSMCRNADQDAPPLHLLRLTPRGEAYLRRLLPLPN from the coding sequence ATGAGCGCCTCGCCACTGGCAGGCATCCTGAACGCCATTGCCGGGCAGCCGCGCACGCCCGCCGAACTGGCCCGCGACCTGGGCAGCAGCGAGACCGCCCTGAGCGGCATGCTGCGCACCCTGCAAAGCGGCGGGTACGTGCAGGAGGCCACGCAGACCACGGACGGCTGCGCGTGCGGCCCCTGCGCCCTGAAAAGCATGTGCCGCAACGCCGATCAGGACGCCCCTCCCCTGCACCTGCTGCGGCTCACGCCACGCGGCGAGGCGTACCTGCGCCGCCTGCTCCCACTGCCCAACTGA
- a CDS encoding FeoA family protein, with product MEERTLDQLNPGDTAHVVSLDPRHPLRRRLLELGFVRGAPVTVVRRAPMGDPLELRVNGTDLALRLADLRGIRVRL from the coding sequence ATGGAAGAACGAACCCTTGATCAACTCAATCCAGGGGACACCGCGCACGTCGTGTCCCTCGACCCCCGACACCCGCTGCGCCGCCGCCTGCTGGAACTGGGGTTCGTGCGGGGCGCGCCCGTGACGGTGGTGCGCCGCGCGCCGATGGGTGATCCGCTGGAGCTGCGCGTGAACGGCACGGACCTCGCGCTGCGCCTCGCGGACCTCCGGGGCATCCGGGTACGCCTGTGA